A region of Spongiibacter tropicus DSM 19543 DNA encodes the following proteins:
- the trbE gene encoding conjugal transfer protein TrbE: protein MLNLTEYRKRPALLADWLPWAGLVARGVVLNKDGSFQRTARFRGPDLDSATQGELIATSARLNNALRRLGSGWALFVEAERLQAAGYPQSEFPEPLSWLVEEERRAAFEENHSHFESVYHLTLVYLPPEESRARAASLLYENTSRQGANWRERLDAFTAETDRVFDLLDGVMPELAWLDDSETLTYLHGTVSTRRHPVVVPETPFHLDALLADSPLTGGLAPMLGEAHLRVASVRGFPTSTWPGILDDLNRLGFGYRWNTRFLCLDKAEAERELGRLRRQWFAKRKNVAALLRETLFQQESPLVDTDASNKAGDADAALQELGSDQVAFGYVTATVTVLDENPDIADEKLRQVERVIQGRGFVTIPETINAVEAWLSSIPGNAYANVRQPIVSTLNLAHLLPVSAVWAGPMKNVHLDGPPLIVTRTDGATPFRLVTHIGDVGHTLVVGPTGMGKSVLLATLALQFRRYPGSRIFAFDMGRSLRATILGLGGEHYDLGAEGEIAFQPLAGIDREERRAWAAEWLEGRIRQEGVTLGPDEKAAIWSALESLAGAPMEQRTLTGFSVLLQHNALRQALAPYLLGGAHGKLLDAEHDRLGTADVQCFEMEELMASRAAVLAVLGVLFARLDERFDGAPTLLILDEAWLFLDDPVFAARIRQWLKTLRKKNVSVIFATQSLADIQGSSIAPAIIESCASRIFLPNPQATEPQIRSIYEGFGLNARQIQIVATAEPKRDYYYQSRLGNRLFDLDLGPVALAFAGASTPEDQRAMDALLASMPVPDFAAAWLRHRGLDWAAQLLDQHSPAGASLDELPRRKSHEP from the coding sequence ATGCTGAACCTGACCGAATACCGCAAGCGTCCCGCCCTGTTGGCTGATTGGTTGCCCTGGGCAGGGCTGGTCGCTAGAGGAGTGGTACTCAACAAGGATGGATCGTTCCAGCGCACGGCGCGCTTTCGGGGGCCGGATCTGGACAGTGCCACCCAAGGCGAACTAATCGCCACATCGGCGCGGCTCAATAACGCGCTGCGGCGCCTGGGATCGGGCTGGGCGCTGTTCGTGGAAGCCGAACGACTCCAGGCAGCAGGCTATCCGCAGTCGGAGTTTCCCGAGCCACTGTCCTGGCTGGTGGAGGAGGAAAGGCGAGCTGCCTTCGAGGAAAACCACAGCCACTTCGAAAGCGTCTATCACCTGACGCTGGTGTACCTGCCACCGGAAGAGTCCCGTGCCCGGGCGGCCAGCCTCTTGTACGAAAATACGTCTCGCCAGGGGGCGAACTGGCGTGAGCGTCTGGACGCCTTTACGGCGGAGACGGACCGCGTGTTCGATCTGCTCGATGGCGTGATGCCGGAACTGGCTTGGCTGGATGACAGCGAGACGCTGACCTATTTGCACGGCACCGTTTCCACTCGCCGTCATCCAGTGGTGGTACCGGAGACACCGTTCCATCTTGACGCTTTGCTGGCCGACAGCCCGTTGACCGGTGGCCTGGCGCCGATGCTGGGCGAGGCTCACCTGCGGGTTGCTTCGGTGCGGGGTTTTCCCACCTCGACCTGGCCGGGGATTCTGGATGACTTGAATCGTTTGGGTTTCGGCTACCGCTGGAATACCCGCTTCTTGTGCCTGGACAAGGCGGAGGCAGAACGGGAGCTGGGCCGCCTGCGCCGGCAGTGGTTTGCCAAGCGCAAGAACGTGGCGGCGCTATTGCGGGAGACCCTGTTCCAGCAGGAAAGCCCGCTGGTGGATACCGATGCCTCGAACAAGGCGGGGGATGCGGACGCCGCCCTGCAGGAACTCGGTAGTGACCAGGTGGCCTTTGGTTATGTGACCGCTACAGTGACAGTGCTGGACGAGAACCCGGATATTGCCGATGAGAAGCTGCGCCAGGTGGAACGGGTCATCCAGGGACGGGGTTTTGTCACCATCCCCGAGACAATCAATGCCGTGGAGGCGTGGCTGTCCTCGATCCCGGGCAATGCCTACGCCAATGTGCGCCAGCCCATTGTCTCTACGCTAAACCTGGCGCACCTGCTGCCGGTGTCGGCGGTCTGGGCGGGGCCGATGAAGAATGTTCATCTGGACGGCCCGCCGTTGATTGTCACGCGCACCGATGGCGCCACGCCGTTCCGGCTGGTCACCCATATTGGTGATGTCGGTCATACCCTGGTGGTGGGGCCTACCGGTATGGGCAAGTCGGTGCTGCTGGCCACACTAGCCTTGCAGTTTCGTCGCTATCCGGGTTCGCGGATTTTCGCTTTCGACATGGGGCGCTCTCTGCGCGCGACGATTCTGGGCCTTGGTGGCGAGCACTACGACTTGGGTGCGGAGGGCGAGATTGCCTTTCAACCCCTGGCCGGTATCGACCGGGAGGAGCGCCGCGCCTGGGCGGCGGAATGGCTGGAAGGGCGGATACGGCAGGAAGGGGTAACCCTTGGCCCCGATGAAAAAGCCGCGATCTGGTCGGCGCTGGAAAGCCTGGCCGGTGCGCCGATGGAGCAGCGCACTCTGACGGGGTTTTCCGTCCTGCTGCAGCACAATGCACTGCGTCAGGCGCTGGCGCCGTACCTGCTGGGTGGTGCCCACGGCAAGCTGCTGGACGCCGAGCATGACCGCCTGGGTACAGCCGATGTGCAGTGCTTCGAGATGGAGGAATTGATGGCCAGCCGCGCTGCCGTGCTGGCCGTACTGGGCGTGTTGTTCGCACGCCTCGATGAGCGTTTCGACGGGGCTCCGACGCTTCTGATATTGGATGAGGCCTGGCTATTCCTCGACGATCCGGTGTTCGCGGCGCGCATCCGCCAGTGGCTGAAGACCCTGCGCAAGAAGAACGTCAGCGTGATTTTCGCCACCCAGTCGCTGGCGGATATCCAGGGTTCCAGCATCGCGCCGGCGATTATTGAAAGTTGCGCAAGCCGCATTTTCCTGCCCAACCCCCAGGCCACCGAGCCACAGATTCGCTCCATCTACGAAGGCTTCGGACTCAATGCCCGGCAGATTCAGATTGTCGCCACTGCCGAGCCCAAGCGCGATTACTACTACCAGTCACGCCTAGGCAATCGTCTGTTCGACCTGGACCTGGGGCCGGTGGCGCTCGCCTTTGCCGGCGCCTCGACGCCCGAGGATCAGCGCGCGATGGATGCGCTGCTGGCCTCGATGCCGGTACCTGATTTTGCCGCCGCCTGGCTGCGCCATCGAGGCCTCGATTGGGCGGCGCAATTGCTTGATCAACACTCACCCGCAGGAGCATCTCTGGATGAACTTCCCAGGAGGAAAAGCCATGAACCGTAA
- the trbJ gene encoding P-type conjugative transfer protein TrbJ, translating to MNRKPSLVSRFRVAALASAIAFTVVQPAQALFGVGDIVLDPSNLAQNMLTAARTLEQINNQVQQLQNEANMLINQARNLERLDFNSVNRLRSALATTGRLIAEAQGLAYEVNRIDQEFARLYPQEYAASVSGDRMAQDARERWAHTLDGLHTAMRMQGQVSQNLSSDEGVLTDLVNQSQSANGALQAMQATNQLLALQVKQSIQSQQLRLTQDRAASLELARQAAATERGREVTRRFLGEGTAYTPQPVSFYGY from the coding sequence ATGAACCGTAAACCCTCGTTGGTATCCCGCTTTCGCGTGGCGGCGCTGGCCAGCGCCATTGCCTTCACCGTCGTCCAGCCCGCCCAGGCTCTGTTTGGTGTCGGCGATATTGTGCTCGACCCCTCGAATCTGGCGCAGAACATGCTGACCGCCGCCCGCACCCTGGAGCAGATCAACAACCAGGTACAGCAGCTGCAGAACGAGGCGAACATGCTGATCAACCAGGCGCGGAATCTGGAGCGGCTTGATTTCAATTCGGTGAATCGACTGCGCTCGGCACTGGCGACCACCGGGCGCCTGATTGCCGAGGCCCAGGGCTTGGCCTATGAGGTAAACCGCATTGACCAGGAATTTGCCAGGCTCTACCCGCAGGAATACGCGGCTAGCGTAAGCGGTGACCGTATGGCCCAGGATGCCCGTGAGCGTTGGGCGCACACCCTTGATGGCCTGCACACGGCGATGCGCATGCAGGGGCAGGTGTCCCAGAACCTGTCTTCAGACGAGGGCGTGTTGACGGATCTGGTGAATCAGAGTCAGTCAGCCAACGGTGCCCTGCAGGCGATGCAGGCTACCAACCAACTGCTCGCGTTGCAGGTCAAGCAGTCCATCCAGTCCCAGCAACTGCGGCTGACGCAGGATCGGGCCGCGTCCCTGGAGTTGGCCCGGCAGGCTGCCGCCACAGAGCGTGGCCGGGAAGTGACCCGTCGATTCCTGGGGGAGGGCACGGCCTACACACCGCAGCCGGTTTCCTTCTACGGGTATTGA
- the trbL gene encoding P-type conjugative transfer protein TrbL yields MDDVAVIDRFLNVFSTYIDSGFGLLGGEVAFLTATLVVIDMTIAGLFWALSHATGQADDVLVRLIRKVLYVGAFAYIIGNFNTLAGIVFRSFAGLGLMASGTGMTAAEFLQPGRLAKVGVDAGAPILEQISEMSGFPEVFVNITPIVVLFLAWLVVILTFFVLAIQLFITLIEFKLTTLAGFVLVPFALWNKTAFLAEKVLGNVVSSGVKVLVLAVIIGIGTGLFAEFQVAPDEPSVDFALVIMLASLALLALGIFGPGIATGLVSGSPQLGAGAMAGATLGAAGTAVALGAAATGVGGAVVAGARMAPGAVRMAAGGASSMKAAASGASSAMDSAASIPKHTTTSGGQPAWARQLQRRQQLSHTATTVAHTLRGGDGGGSGSGPSLNDPDS; encoded by the coding sequence ATGGATGATGTCGCGGTAATCGACCGCTTCCTCAACGTCTTCTCCACCTACATCGATTCGGGTTTCGGGTTGCTGGGTGGAGAAGTGGCGTTTCTGACAGCCACCCTGGTGGTGATCGACATGACCATCGCGGGACTTTTCTGGGCGCTGAGCCATGCTACCGGGCAGGCCGATGACGTGCTGGTTCGCCTGATTCGCAAGGTGCTCTACGTGGGAGCCTTCGCCTACATCATAGGCAACTTCAATACGCTGGCGGGTATCGTGTTCCGCTCCTTCGCCGGGTTGGGGTTGATGGCGTCGGGTACTGGGATGACGGCTGCGGAATTCCTGCAACCGGGCCGCCTGGCCAAGGTGGGCGTGGATGCCGGCGCGCCAATCCTGGAGCAGATCAGCGAGATGTCCGGCTTCCCGGAGGTATTCGTCAATATCACGCCCATCGTGGTGCTGTTCCTGGCTTGGCTGGTGGTGATCCTGACTTTCTTTGTGTTGGCGATCCAGCTCTTCATCACCTTAATCGAGTTCAAGCTGACTACCCTGGCCGGGTTTGTGTTGGTGCCCTTCGCATTGTGGAACAAGACTGCCTTTCTCGCTGAAAAAGTCCTGGGCAACGTGGTGTCCTCCGGCGTCAAGGTGCTGGTGTTGGCGGTGATCATTGGTATCGGCACGGGGCTCTTTGCCGAGTTCCAGGTCGCCCCGGATGAACCCTCTGTGGATTTTGCGCTGGTGATCATGCTGGCCTCCCTGGCGCTGTTGGCCTTGGGAATCTTTGGGCCGGGTATTGCCACTGGCTTGGTTTCCGGCTCACCACAACTAGGCGCCGGAGCGATGGCGGGCGCCACCCTCGGCGCGGCCGGGACCGCCGTGGCCCTGGGTGCTGCTGCCACTGGAGTGGGTGGCGCTGTGGTCGCCGGTGCGCGAATGGCCCCCGGTGCCGTTCGGATGGCGGCAGGAGGTGCCAGCTCGATGAAGGCTGCGGCCAGTGGGGCGAGTTCGGCCATGGACTCCGCGGCCTCAATCCCGAAACACACAACAACCTCGGGTGGACAGCCGGCCTGGGCCAGGCAGTTGCAACGTCGCCAGCAACTTTCCCATACCGCCACGACGGTCGCCCACACCTTGCGCGGTGGTGACGGTGGCGGTTCTGGTTCAGGCCCCAGCCTGAACGACCCGGACTCCTAA
- the trbF gene encoding conjugal transfer protein TrbF, with protein sequence MRFKRPHARYAESPEPATPYQAAAQAWDERIGSARVQARNWRLMAFGCLALALVMAGGLVWRSAQSIVTPYVVEVDTGGQVRAVGEATTPYRPNDAQTAHHLARFITLVRSLSIDPVVVRQNWLDAYNYTTDRGAAVLNDYARSNDPFARIGQESVTVQINSVVRASDSSYQVRWSEHRFVNGAAAGIERWTAVVSVVLQTPRTEQRLRRNPLGIYVNGLSWSRELEATEGEMP encoded by the coding sequence ATGCGATTCAAGCGACCTCACGCGCGCTATGCCGAATCCCCTGAACCGGCCACACCTTACCAGGCAGCTGCCCAGGCCTGGGATGAGCGCATAGGCTCGGCCCGGGTGCAGGCCCGGAACTGGCGGCTGATGGCCTTTGGCTGCCTGGCGCTGGCCCTGGTGATGGCCGGTGGGCTGGTGTGGCGTTCGGCCCAGTCCATTGTCACGCCCTATGTGGTGGAGGTGGACACGGGCGGACAGGTGCGGGCCGTGGGGGAGGCCACAACGCCGTACCGGCCCAACGATGCGCAGACCGCCCATCACCTGGCCCGTTTTATCACCCTGGTGCGTTCCCTCTCCATCGATCCGGTGGTGGTGCGCCAGAACTGGCTGGACGCCTACAACTACACCACCGACCGAGGGGCGGCGGTGCTCAACGACTACGCCCGCAGCAATGATCCCTTTGCCCGTATCGGCCAGGAATCGGTGACGGTGCAAATCAACAGCGTAGTGCGCGCCAGCGACAGCTCCTATCAGGTGCGCTGGAGCGAGCACCGGTTTGTGAACGGTGCGGCGGCCGGTATTGAGCGCTGGACGGCAGTGGTGTCTGTCGTGCTGCAAACCCCGCGCACCGAGCAGCGGCTACGCCGCAATCCATTGGGCATCTACGTCAATGGCCTGTCGTGGAGCCGGGAACTGGAGGCCACTGAAGGAGAGATGCCATGA
- the trbG gene encoding P-type conjugative transfer protein TrbG translates to MLAGSFALVGCATPQKPPQITLDEPVAATLLAEPDRPIEVVEVPKPLPLPGQLMSLPVEAEGAEEVELADPQTEVDQATEEARVPPTREGYVNAVQVWPFAGGALYQVYASPERVTVIALQPGEELVTVAAGDTVRWIVGDTSSGTGVEQRVNVLVKPIRVDIRTNLVITTNRRTYLMELISTEKTWMASVSWDYPRDRMLALQRRSQAAEVVAPIDRGLSLENLRFRYALSGDQPSWRPLRAFDDGGKVYIQFPAGIAQGELPPLLVIGAQGDGQLVNYRFRSPYYIVDRLFGAAELRLGGEEGEVVRIERTDGVRRE, encoded by the coding sequence GTGCTGGCGGGGTCGTTTGCACTGGTCGGCTGTGCGACGCCGCAAAAACCGCCACAAATTACCCTGGACGAGCCGGTCGCGGCAACCTTGTTGGCGGAGCCCGACAGACCAATAGAAGTGGTGGAAGTGCCAAAACCCCTGCCGTTGCCAGGGCAACTGATGTCCTTGCCTGTGGAAGCGGAGGGTGCCGAGGAAGTCGAGCTTGCAGATCCGCAGACAGAGGTAGACCAGGCTACCGAGGAGGCGCGGGTGCCACCGACGCGGGAAGGCTATGTCAATGCCGTCCAGGTCTGGCCCTTTGCTGGCGGTGCACTGTATCAGGTCTATGCCAGCCCGGAGCGGGTGACCGTCATTGCCCTGCAGCCCGGCGAGGAACTGGTGACGGTCGCCGCCGGGGATACCGTGCGCTGGATCGTGGGGGATACGTCCAGTGGCACCGGAGTCGAGCAGCGGGTCAATGTGTTGGTCAAGCCCATCCGCGTGGATATCCGGACCAACCTGGTGATCACCACCAATCGCCGTACCTATCTGATGGAGTTGATTTCGACTGAGAAGACCTGGATGGCCTCGGTCTCCTGGGACTACCCGAGGGATCGCATGCTGGCCTTGCAGCGTCGCTCGCAGGCGGCCGAGGTGGTCGCGCCGATTGACCGGGGCTTGTCCTTGGAAAACTTGCGATTCCGCTATGCCCTGAGTGGCGACCAGCCGTCATGGCGGCCACTGAGAGCCTTCGACGACGGCGGGAAGGTCTATATCCAGTTCCCGGCCGGGATCGCCCAGGGTGAGCTGCCTCCGCTGCTCGTGATTGGCGCGCAGGGTGATGGCCAGTTGGTGAACTACCGTTTCCGCTCGCCGTATTACATCGTGGATCGGCTCTTCGGCGCCGCCGAACTGCGCTTGGGCGGCGAGGAAGGCGAGGTGGTGCGCATTGAGCGAACCGACGGGGTACGGAGGGAGTGA
- a CDS encoding TrbI/VirB10 family protein — translation MDDDNTPNQPPPEPSPKLAPEQVALRAQPRPVTRLNRRILAVIAGGVGIAVLGALFWSLRVPERDDLNGADELYNVERVAHSEGLTRLPADYSQLPPEVPRLGKPLPGDLGEPILKAERQAMGYRDGQDSAEADRLARLKEAEEAAASAVFFGSIRPRSVAATPMADGVGGSAMGQGLGALDSFAMLQGPPPGESDPIALQNRQEQKEAFLSNSSFTETRNSGDLQTPVSPYQVMAGTVIAAALVTGINSDLPGDVIATVTEPVYDTATGRHVLIPQGSRILGRYNSQVSYGQTRVQVVWHRVILPDTSSFQLDNLAGTDPAGYAGLEDGVDWHWDRLFAGAALTTLLGVGAELAAPENRQDGDRVIIAGRDSAQDSINQVGQEVTRRNLNIQPTLTSRPGLPVRLIVNRDLVLRPYQPLIYKRGTTP, via the coding sequence GTGGACGATGACAACACTCCGAATCAGCCACCGCCAGAACCATCGCCGAAATTGGCACCGGAACAGGTAGCGCTACGTGCCCAGCCGCGACCGGTCACGCGGTTGAACCGGCGGATACTGGCTGTGATCGCTGGCGGGGTCGGCATCGCTGTACTGGGCGCTCTATTCTGGTCGCTGCGTGTGCCCGAGCGGGACGATCTGAATGGCGCGGACGAGTTGTACAACGTCGAGCGCGTCGCCCATTCGGAAGGACTGACCCGTTTGCCAGCAGACTATTCGCAATTGCCGCCTGAAGTACCTCGCCTGGGTAAGCCGTTGCCGGGTGACCTGGGTGAGCCAATTCTGAAGGCGGAGCGGCAGGCCATGGGTTATCGGGACGGCCAGGACTCGGCCGAAGCCGACCGACTGGCGCGCCTCAAGGAAGCGGAAGAGGCAGCGGCCTCTGCCGTATTCTTCGGGTCGATTCGACCACGCTCTGTTGCGGCGACGCCAATGGCAGATGGAGTAGGGGGCTCTGCGATGGGGCAGGGGCTGGGGGCGCTCGATTCGTTCGCAATGCTGCAGGGCCCGCCTCCCGGAGAGAGCGACCCCATTGCCCTGCAGAACCGCCAGGAACAGAAGGAAGCCTTTCTCAGTAACTCCTCATTTACAGAAACCCGTAATTCCGGGGATTTGCAAACGCCTGTGTCCCCTTATCAAGTAATGGCCGGGACGGTGATTGCCGCCGCCCTGGTCACCGGCATCAACTCCGACCTGCCGGGCGATGTGATCGCCACTGTCACTGAACCGGTCTATGACACCGCCACCGGCCGCCATGTACTGATCCCCCAAGGTTCGCGCATCCTGGGTCGCTATAACAGCCAGGTGAGCTACGGGCAGACCCGTGTGCAGGTGGTCTGGCACCGGGTGATCCTGCCGGACACCTCGTCCTTTCAGCTCGACAACCTCGCCGGTACCGATCCGGCCGGCTACGCGGGTCTGGAAGATGGCGTCGATTGGCACTGGGACCGCCTGTTCGCCGGCGCCGCGCTGACCACACTGCTGGGAGTGGGCGCCGAACTGGCCGCACCCGAGAACCGCCAGGATGGCGATCGCGTCATCATCGCCGGCCGGGACAGCGCCCAGGACAGCATCAACCAGGTTGGCCAGGAGGTCACCCGCCGCAATCTCAATATCCAGCCCACTCTGACCAGCCGCCCCGGTTTGCCGGTGCGCCTTATCGTCAACCGCGACCTCGTATTGCGGCCCTACCAACCACTGATCTACAAGCGGGGGACTACGCCATGA
- a CDS encoding DUF2274 domain-containing protein, producing MTTNKLRLGPLPKNETVKLTFTCPATLKEDLERYAELHAQTYGEPVDALTLIPHMLESFMARDRVFRKGKRGRASPSQATSSVRPIDR from the coding sequence ATGACCACCAACAAGCTGCGGCTGGGACCGCTGCCCAAGAACGAAACCGTCAAACTGACCTTTACCTGCCCGGCGACCCTGAAGGAGGACCTGGAGCGCTATGCCGAGCTTCACGCTCAGACCTACGGCGAGCCGGTGGATGCGCTGACGCTGATCCCGCATATGCTGGAGTCGTTTATGGCGCGGGATAGGGTGTTTCGAAAGGGAAAAAGAGGACGCGCCAGTCCTTCTCAGGCCACTTCGTCCGTGCGACCGATAGACAGATAA
- a CDS encoding type IV toxin-antitoxin system AbiEi family antitoxin domain-containing protein: MATKNTSKLNTLYTRLEPGSPLTSEDLAALDISADLAVHYVRAGWLMRLARGVYCRPNEELKLHPCLLLLQRKLAGLHVGGKSALDWYGVRQYVSQQSTLLLYGWADGHLPDWFTDRFPAQYHRKRLFDEDCDNLLHAMPFERREGAPQVSSPERALLELLSEVGVRQPLQEARELVESTYNLRVNVLRELLQHCTSVKTVRLCLQLGREGGLPWAEKLDPDTLPTGSDRPWVSKSSDGLLVLKP; the protein is encoded by the coding sequence ATGGCTACGAAAAACACGAGCAAACTAAATACTCTCTACACCAGGCTGGAGCCAGGGTCGCCGCTGACGTCGGAAGATCTGGCGGCCTTGGATATCTCTGCCGACTTGGCGGTTCACTACGTGCGGGCCGGATGGTTGATGCGGTTGGCGAGAGGGGTTTACTGCCGGCCAAACGAAGAATTAAAGCTGCATCCCTGTCTCCTTCTGTTGCAGCGCAAACTTGCAGGACTCCACGTCGGCGGCAAGTCGGCGCTCGATTGGTATGGTGTGCGTCAGTACGTATCGCAACAATCGACGTTACTTCTTTATGGTTGGGCCGACGGTCATTTGCCGGACTGGTTCACCGACCGCTTTCCGGCCCAGTATCACCGCAAGCGTCTGTTCGACGAGGACTGTGACAACTTGTTGCATGCCATGCCTTTTGAGAGACGGGAGGGGGCGCCGCAGGTTTCGTCGCCGGAACGAGCACTGTTGGAACTGCTCAGCGAAGTCGGCGTGCGCCAGCCTTTGCAGGAAGCCCGCGAACTCGTCGAAAGTACCTACAATTTGCGTGTCAACGTGCTGCGTGAACTGTTGCAGCACTGTACCAGTGTCAAGACGGTGCGACTTTGCCTCCAACTGGGTCGCGAGGGTGGATTGCCATGGGCAGAGAAACTTGATCCGGACACGTTGCCGACCGGCAGTGACCGGCCCTGGGTATCCAAATCCAGCGACGGCCTGTTGGTGCTAAAGCCATGA
- a CDS encoding nucleotidyl transferase AbiEii/AbiGii toxin family protein, protein MNTAYLDTARLLTQVAPLVFVDDTFALKGGTAINLFVRDMPRLSVDLDLVFPDHSLPREQALARINDAIRQAAERLNKHGFQTHMLAAEAGETKLLVRRGGTEVKIEANFVLRGTVKPVRRASITPLASDVLMADLEIPVASLEDLYGGKLVAALDRQHPRDLFDVMQLFEHEGITPGIRRAFVVYLASHNRPVHEVLFPQLRDIGHDYKHNFEGMTADSVALEALLATRDRMIDELQSGLDGKERQFLLSLVAGAPDWSLMGITHLEHLPGIRWKLHNLAKLRKANAKKFAEQADMLSTRLASVT, encoded by the coding sequence ATGAATACGGCGTATCTCGATACCGCACGCCTGTTGACACAAGTGGCACCACTGGTCTTTGTGGATGACACGTTTGCCTTGAAAGGTGGTACGGCCATCAACCTCTTTGTGCGCGACATGCCGCGACTGTCGGTGGATCTTGATCTGGTATTCCCGGACCACTCCCTGCCGCGTGAACAGGCACTGGCTCGGATTAACGACGCGATTCGGCAGGCGGCGGAGCGCCTGAACAAACATGGATTTCAGACACACATGCTGGCCGCTGAGGCGGGTGAGACCAAGCTGTTGGTGCGCCGTGGGGGAACCGAAGTCAAAATCGAAGCCAATTTCGTTCTGCGTGGAACAGTGAAGCCGGTGCGTCGGGCGTCTATTACACCTCTCGCCAGTGATGTGCTGATGGCCGATTTGGAAATCCCCGTGGCGTCACTGGAGGACCTTTATGGTGGCAAGCTGGTCGCCGCACTGGACCGTCAGCATCCCCGTGATCTGTTCGACGTGATGCAGCTGTTTGAGCATGAGGGCATCACGCCCGGCATTCGCCGGGCCTTCGTTGTGTACCTGGCCAGTCATAACCGTCCGGTACATGAAGTGTTGTTCCCACAGCTGAGGGATATTGGCCATGACTACAAGCATAACTTCGAAGGGATGACAGCCGACTCCGTGGCGCTCGAAGCATTACTGGCGACACGTGATCGAATGATTGATGAACTTCAGTCAGGGCTCGACGGCAAGGAACGGCAATTTCTGCTATCGCTGGTAGCCGGTGCTCCCGATTGGTCGCTAATGGGTATCACTCATCTTGAACATTTGCCCGGTATTCGTTGGAAGTTGCACAACCTGGCAAAATTGCGGAAAGCCAATGCGAAGAAATTTGCCGAGCAGGCCGATATGTTGTCGACGCGGTTAGCCAGTGTGACTTGA
- a CDS encoding MerR family transcriptional regulator: MKIGEASRLSGCHIETIRYYERVGILSPTARSESGYRCYADHHIQQLRFILHARELGFSLDDIRELLSLKEQPDLSCQAVDSITDKHLHGIRNRIRHLESLARELRRISASCSGGHIAECRILEALGKH; encoded by the coding sequence ATGAAGATTGGCGAGGCATCACGACTGTCGGGCTGCCATATCGAAACCATTCGCTACTATGAACGGGTGGGCATTCTTTCACCTACTGCGCGTTCGGAAAGTGGCTACCGTTGTTACGCAGACCATCATATCCAGCAGCTACGCTTTATTCTTCATGCTCGTGAGCTGGGTTTTTCCTTGGACGATATCCGGGAACTGCTGTCGCTCAAAGAACAACCCGATCTTTCCTGTCAGGCGGTGGACAGTATTACCGACAAGCATCTGCACGGAATTCGCAACCGCATCAGGCACCTTGAATCTCTGGCCAGGGAGTTACGGCGTATATCTGCAAGCTGTTCAGGTGGTCACATTGCCGAATGCCGTATCTTGGAGGCCCTAGGCAAACACTAG
- a CDS encoding cation transporter, which yields MSSGCCDVDTVDQLATAGRRKTLYVVLWINILMFAAELGAGIWADSKALMADSADNLGDSLVYAISLFVVARSVRWRAGAAFMKGLIQLTFGLGLILTIIASLLGEPQPIGLVMMAVAGVALIGNLICFGLLMKHRGEDVNMRSVWLCSRNDVISNTGVIISGVLVIWLDSYWPDLIVASIVAVVFLHTAYEVLRSAGQSWRGEPQAHVNICSSGA from the coding sequence ATGAGTTCAGGTTGCTGCGATGTTGATACGGTTGACCAACTGGCCACGGCGGGGCGCCGTAAAACCCTGTACGTTGTCCTGTGGATCAATATCCTGATGTTCGCCGCGGAACTCGGCGCTGGCATCTGGGCGGACTCCAAGGCGCTGATGGCGGATTCCGCCGATAATCTCGGTGACAGCCTGGTCTATGCCATAAGCCTCTTCGTGGTTGCTCGCAGTGTGCGCTGGCGTGCCGGGGCAGCCTTTATGAAAGGGTTGATTCAGCTCACCTTTGGGCTGGGCCTTATCCTCACGATTATCGCCAGTCTGCTGGGAGAACCACAGCCAATTGGGTTGGTGATGATGGCAGTTGCAGGCGTAGCGCTGATTGGCAACCTGATTTGCTTCGGACTGCTGATGAAGCATCGGGGCGAGGACGTGAATATGCGCTCTGTGTGGCTGTGTTCCCGCAACGATGTGATCAGTAATACCGGGGTGATTATTTCAGGAGTTCTGGTTATTTGGCTCGATTCTTATTGGCCGGACTTGATAGTTGCTAGTATCGTTGCTGTCGTTTTTTTGCACACGGCCTATGAAGTACTTCGAAGTGCAGGTCAATCCTGGCGGGGTGAACCTCAAGCTCACGTCAATATTTGCAGTTCTGGCGCTTAA